From Bacillus kexueae, a single genomic window includes:
- a CDS encoding DMT family transporter, with protein sequence MTAERFFTHPLGIVFSAVLATFLWGSAFPFIKLSYDLLDIQSNEIGEQILFAGYRFFLASMLIFIFFLVMKKEMRFKRETLQPIMKIGFFQTLLQYVLFYIGLSLSTGMQGSIIAGATSFFQMVLAHFMYADDRLNRRKTIGLIVGFSGVIAVNLTKGDFQLNFGLGELLLLLAMLSGGFGNILAKEGAKKMEVSYLTSYQMLVGSLGLLIIGIVQVGFFPFSFQTGSFLALLYLSFLSAAGFILWNNVMKYNQVGKVSIYMFLVPVFGVFLSAMILREELHQFVLIGLALVTAGIFIVNRPKK encoded by the coding sequence ATGACTGCAGAGCGCTTTTTTACTCATCCACTTGGCATCGTTTTTTCCGCAGTGCTCGCCACTTTTTTATGGGGAAGTGCGTTTCCGTTTATAAAATTAAGTTACGATTTACTTGATATCCAATCAAATGAAATTGGAGAGCAAATATTATTTGCTGGTTACCGGTTTTTCTTAGCGAGCATGTTGATTTTTATTTTCTTTTTGGTGATGAAAAAAGAAATGCGTTTTAAGCGAGAAACGCTTCAGCCAATCATGAAGATTGGTTTCTTTCAAACGTTGCTTCAATATGTTCTTTTTTATATCGGTTTAAGTTTGTCCACTGGAATGCAAGGGTCGATTATTGCTGGAGCGACATCCTTCTTCCAAATGGTATTAGCCCATTTTATGTATGCGGATGATCGATTGAATCGCCGGAAAACGATTGGATTAATTGTAGGTTTTTCTGGAGTCATCGCCGTTAACTTAACGAAAGGGGATTTTCAATTAAATTTCGGGCTCGGTGAGCTGTTGTTGCTTCTCGCTATGCTTTCTGGAGGGTTTGGAAATATATTAGCGAAAGAAGGAGCAAAGAAGATGGAAGTCTCGTACTTAACATCGTATCAAATGCTTGTTGGTTCACTGGGACTACTCATTATTGGAATTGTGCAGGTAGGCTTCTTTCCGTTTTCGTTTCAAACCGGGTCATTTTTAGCTTTATTGTATCTTTCCTTCCTATCGGCAGCCGGGTTTATTTTATGGAATAATGTGATGAAATACAACCAAGTTGGAAAAGTGTCCATATACATGTTCTTAGTTCCTGTCTTCGGCGTCTTCTTAAGCGCGATGATCCTAAGAGAAGAGCTTCATCAATTTGTCTTAATTGGACTAGCCCTTGTTACAGCGGGGATTTTTATCGTTAATAGACCAAAAAAATAA
- the yidC gene encoding membrane protein insertase YidC: MKFSISVLLLLLLSGCGMTEFSHNLASPFTYLLNILASIFHQNYGIAIIALTLSIRLLLMPMMMNQTKQQQKMKELMDKMKPQLEVLQEKLKQEKDPKEQQKLQLEMMNLYKESGISPLSMGCLPLLIQLPVLMGVYYAIISSNEIATHSFLGFNLGTPDITMAILASAVSFIQTYLSLKQMPKETQQGGMKLLLTVSPIVIGLVSMNAPAALPLYWTVSGLFLLGQNLLTMHWVGKGQTKESLT, translated from the coding sequence ATGAAATTTAGCATTAGTGTTCTCTTGCTTCTTTTATTAAGTGGTTGCGGCATGACTGAATTTAGTCATAATCTTGCCTCACCTTTTACTTATTTATTGAACATTTTAGCTTCAATTTTTCATCAAAACTACGGAATCGCAATCATAGCTCTCACGCTGAGCATCCGATTATTGCTGATGCCAATGATGATGAACCAAACAAAACAGCAGCAAAAAATGAAAGAATTAATGGACAAAATGAAGCCTCAATTAGAAGTGCTCCAAGAAAAACTCAAACAAGAAAAAGATCCAAAAGAGCAACAAAAGCTTCAGCTAGAAATGATGAATTTATATAAAGAAAGCGGGATCTCCCCCTTATCAATGGGATGCCTTCCGCTTCTCATTCAATTGCCAGTATTAATGGGTGTATACTACGCAATTATAAGTTCTAACGAAATTGCTACCCACTCTTTTCTAGGGTTTAACTTAGGGACACCTGATATCACAATGGCAATCCTAGCATCCGCCGTTTCTTTCATTCAAACTTATTTGTCGCTCAAACAAATGCCAAAGGAAACACAGCAAGGCGGAATGAAATTACTATTAACCGTATCTCCAATCGTTATTGGACTCGTTTCTATGAATGCCCCAGCTGCCCTACCACTCTATTGGACAGTCAGCGGCTTGTTCCTACTAGGACAAAACCTTTTAACAATGCATTGGGTAGGAAAGGGACAGACGAAAGAGTCTCTTACTTAA
- a CDS encoding NAD(P)-dependent malic enzyme: MKSLNERALELHRSLGGKLETISKQPIRSIEDLSLLYSPGVAAPCREIHENERVMYDYTMKKNTVAVVTNGSAVLGLGNIGAAASLPVMEGKALLLKEFAGLNAVPICINTDDPEKIIETVKLIHSSYGGINLEDIKAPECFYIEERLKEELPIPVFHDDQHGTAIVTIAALLNGLKLVNKSFSTIKVVINGAGAAGIAITNLLLQMNVKEIIVCDSKGAIYQNRPYGMNDCKRELAEKTNPTGQAGTLKDVIKGADVFIGVSIKGALTKEMIRNMNNDPIVFAMANPDPEIMPEEAKEAGARIIGTGRSDYPNQVNNVLAFPGIFKGALQVQATKITEEMKLSAAKAIASLIDSNDLHEDYIIPHPFDRRVVEAVANAVAEKAKASLQI; the protein is encoded by the coding sequence ATGAAATCATTAAACGAAAGAGCACTCGAACTTCATCGATCACTAGGCGGGAAGCTTGAAACAATTTCGAAACAACCAATTCGTAGCATTGAAGACTTAAGCTTACTTTATTCACCAGGAGTTGCAGCACCTTGTCGGGAAATCCATGAAAACGAACGCGTCATGTATGATTACACAATGAAGAAAAATACTGTCGCGGTCGTTACAAATGGAAGTGCTGTTTTAGGACTTGGAAATATCGGTGCAGCCGCTTCACTACCTGTAATGGAAGGTAAAGCGCTTCTTCTAAAAGAATTCGCAGGCCTTAATGCAGTACCAATCTGTATTAATACAGATGATCCAGAAAAAATAATTGAAACTGTAAAGCTCATTCACTCATCGTATGGTGGGATTAACCTAGAAGATATAAAAGCACCGGAATGTTTCTACATTGAAGAGCGTCTAAAAGAAGAATTACCTATTCCAGTGTTTCACGATGATCAGCACGGAACAGCAATAGTCACCATTGCAGCTCTACTCAATGGCCTTAAGCTTGTAAACAAGTCTTTCTCTACCATTAAAGTCGTTATTAATGGAGCAGGAGCCGCAGGCATTGCCATAACTAATTTGCTTCTACAGATGAACGTAAAGGAGATTATCGTCTGTGATTCTAAAGGCGCAATCTACCAAAATCGTCCATACGGCATGAATGATTGTAAACGAGAGCTGGCCGAAAAAACAAATCCTACCGGTCAGGCTGGAACGTTAAAAGATGTCATAAAAGGGGCAGATGTATTTATCGGCGTTTCGATTAAGGGGGCTTTAACGAAGGAAATGATTCGCAATATGAACAACGACCCAATCGTTTTTGCGATGGCGAATCCAGATCCAGAAATTATGCCAGAAGAAGCAAAAGAAGCTGGTGCTCGAATTATTGGAACCGGTCGCTCTGATTATCCAAATCAAGTCAATAACGTTCTCGCTTTTCCAGGTATTTTTAAAGGTGCATTACAAGTTCAAGCAACGAAAATAACGGAAGAAATGAAATTAAGTGCCGCCAAGGCTATTGCTTCACTCATTGATTCAAACGATTTACACGAAGACTATATTATTCCACATCCATTTGACCGTCGAGTTGTAGAAGCTGTCGCAAACGCAGTAGCGGAAAAAGCTAAAGCTTCCCTTCAAATTTAA